The Candidatus Nanogingivalaceae bacterium DNA segment TGTAGTCCTGCAGTTTTATTATCAAGATCGCGATATCCGGTTCGAATTCCACGAATTGCACCTTTATTTTTATAAAGCTCATCTAATCTTTCGAAAGAGTCATTTAAGATGTCTTCCATTGAAGATAGATCTTGCTTCAAGCTTGCGTCTGAAACACCAAAGAGTTCAGCTTCACTTTGTCCTAAAAGCTGAGGAACGCTCAAGTCCTCGTTAAAGGCTAGCTCTGTAATGTCACCACCAGCCTTAATTAGGCGCCTTCGGACTGCGGCTTGTGCGACAATTTCAGCGTAAGATTTTGCGTGTGATGCGGTTGGAACGTAATTTGTCAGTTCCGCCAAATAGCTCGCCCCACCAACAGCATCAAGCTCTTCGCGTTTTTTAAGCTCATTTGTAAGTGTTAATAAGTCTACTGGTTGATGATGTTCATAAAGTCTAATAATCGCCGCAAAAATCGTAGCGTGGCGTTTGTCATAAAAATCAACCGCCTTTACGATTTCGGCGATATCAATCAAAACTTCTTCATCAATCAAAATAGCACCGATCAAGCTCATCTCGGCATCTAGATTTTGTGGTGGAATTTTTCCACCTATTTTAGTATTATCTTTATTCATCGATTTTTACCATTTCTCCACCCCCCATTAAATCCTGCACACTCGCAATCTCTGGATCATTGGCCGGTTTTGCAGTTTCAAAAACCTCAATAGCCCAGCCTCCTGCGTTAATTTTTTTCAATGCTTTTCCTATTGAAGCCTGCGCTTTTGCTTTTTCGAGTTGCTTTTTCTTAAAAGGAAAGCCCGTATAAATTTTAATTTTACCATTTTCGAAAGCGTAGCCAGATTGTTTTAAGATCGTCTGAATACCTTTATCTTCTTCATTGACGGCGTTGCAAAAATCTCCCCATTTGAATTCGCGAGCTTCACCTAAATCTTCATTTTCAAGCAAAATTTCGGTTGCTTCAACTTCTTTTTGTGGAGTTTTAGTTTTTGGAGTTTCGACTTCTTTTTCTTTAGGAGGCTCTTCATGCTTCATTTTTTCATTTGGCGGATTCTTGAAAGTTTCGTTTTTGGCTTTTGGTTGAGTTGTTGTTTTCTGCGCCTGAACGGGTTTTGGTGAAGATAAAATTTGTTGTTTTACTGGTGTAATTTGAGGTACAAAATCTGGTCGAATAAAAATCGAAAGAAGTTCCATTTCAATAAAGTTTGATTTTTCTGCTCGTGTGAGTGGAACTAATAATTGTGAAAGATACGGTTTTACACCAACATTTTCGGTAATAAAATTTAAAAGCTGGCTAGCGAAATTTTTTAAATCTACGCCAGAATCCCGAATTCCTCGCACAATTTCAAGAACTTCGTTCGCATTTTGACTTTCGAAAGCTGAAATTAAGGCGTTAATCTGTGTTTTTGATGCCAGACCGAGGGTTTCTTCAAGTAGTTTTGCTGTAATTTCTTCACCATCCTTCGAAATGCTTGAGATTTGATCAAGCAAAGAAATGCTATCACGAAAACTGCCTTCACCACGCTCAGCGATAATTTCAATCGCTTCTTTCGAAATTTTGATTTTTTCGTTTTTAGCGATAAATTCTAGATGTTTGCAAACATCTTCCTTTGAAATAAATCGGAAAACGAAACGTTGTGTTCGGCTAATAATTGTGGCTGGCAATTTATGGGCATCGGTTGTGGCTAAGATAAAAACAGCGTGTTCTGGCGGTTCTTCGAGTGTTTTAAGTAAAGCATTAAAAGCAGCTTTTGAAAGCATATGAACTTCATCGATAATATAAACACGGTATTTAGCAGAAAAAGGTGCAATTTGTACATTGTCGCGAAGCTGGCGAATATCATCAACACCGTTATTGCTGGCGGCATCAATCTCAATAATATCTGGGTGATTTTCTTCTTCTGAATATGGTAGATTGTTAATCTCATGTGCTAAAATTCGGGCAATCGAAGTTTTACCAACCCCGCGTGGACCTGTAAAAAGATATGCGTGAGCAATTCTGTTTTGCTTTAGGGCACTTTCAAGAACGGTTGTGATGTGGTTTTGCCCTACAACCTCGCTTAATTTTTTACTACGATATTTTCTATATAATGCCTTGCTCATTTAATTATATTTTAGCAGTTTTAAAGTTAAAAATCAAACAAGCTCGTTTGTCGTTTTGGTAATTCTAGCTCGATATTTTCTGGTAAAAACTTAATTTTATAACCTATAAATTTTCGAAGCGGTAAAGCAATAATCTCATTTTGCTGTTCGGCTAGTAATATGTATCCGATCTGGGCTTTTAGAATCCCTGAAAAAATTAGAAAATTGTCACTTTGAACGCAATCTGTAGCCAGAATAACTTCTTTAGGTAGAAAACTATTATCTTTCATGTAAAATTTATCTAAATTTAACGGCTGGTTTTTTTCGAAATTCACTTTTTGAATTTGTTCAATTTTTTCCCGTGCAGCAAGGAGTTTCTTTTCGGCTATTTTAAAATCGAACTTTCGTTCAAGCGTTTTTAGTTTTCCGCTTGCTTTTACGTTTTCGCAAAAATCTGGCATTTTTGAAATTTTTTCTTCATAACTACGAGCGATATTGGCGCTGGAAAATTCGCCCAGAATTAACGCCGCGCGAGCGCCTTGTTCAAGTAATCTAGCAATACCTCGCCCAGAAAAGCTGATGCCAACTTTAATTATTTCGTCCGAAAAATAGGCCAGATAAACAAAATGCGGTTGCAAATTTCGAATTTGTTGTTGTGAAGAAACCTCGCTCGAATCTACGTTATAAAAAGCAGGGTTAAAGCCTGTACGTTGCTGGCATTTTGGGCATTGAGTATATTTTTTCTCAAGAATAATTTTATCTGGACAGATGAAATCTTCACCAGTCTCTAAGTTGTGCCAGCCAATGCAGAAGCGCTGCGAAAGATCAATTTTTATGGTGAGTTTTTCTTCAAAATTTGGTGAAAAATTTAATATTTCTTCGGATTTTAAGTCTGCTAACTTCCAGCGTGGATTCTGACATTTATCAAAATCCACGCGTGTTAAAATGAATTGTTTATCTAGAAATAGATTATTCATTGATATTGATTTTAGCTTTTTCGAATTTCAAAGCTATTATAATTGAAAGTGTTGTTAGTCCAGCAGCTCCCAGTAAGCACAGTGTCGTAATAATATATCCGTTAACTCCTGTGTTTGGAGCTGAAAGGTGTTTTGCGCCATTACTATTTTCAGCATTTTTATCTGCTTTTGATGTAGCGGCATTATTAGCTGGAGCTGGTGTATTTTGAGGAGCATTTGGTGCGGCTGGCACATTTGTATTTGCTCCTGTGTTTGTAGAATTATTATTTGTACCTGTATTTGAATTATTTACTGGAGTTGGAGTTACAGGTGTAGGTGTAGGTGCTACAGGAGTAGGATTTACTGGAGTTGGAGTTACAGGTGTAGGTGTAGGTGTAGGTGTAGGTGTTACGGGTTGGTTTTGGTCTTTCTGAACAAGTTTAATGTTATCAATATTGATAGCTGAATTGTAAGTATATAGACCTATTCGACCTTGATTTATTGGAGAATTATCAGTAACTGAAGCAAGCTTCTTTCCGTTTACTGTAACTTCGAAAGTATTTCCTTTTCTTTCAATCTTAAAGTTTTTAGGTGAATTTGCTGGAAAGGCATCAGTTCCTGTTGCTAAAATTTCAGGATTATTTGGATTGCCGTTTCTTTTAGCTAAAACCCAACCGTTTTCACGAGGTGCCAAGTAGTAGAAGTGGTTGCTATCTGTATAATTCCAAACGATCCATTCTGTTTCCCAATTCTTTGGTGTTGCTGAAAGTTGTGTCAAAGAATTGATTGTGCCACTATAAGTAAAGTCTTTGTCTAGTGTTTTTCCGAGCATTAATGATGCTGAATCTTGACCTGGTTTTGATGAAAGGTTTAGAGTTTTGTTTCCACCGTTTGAAGCAACAGACACATTACCGTAAACTAGTTCCCAATCGGCAAATTTTTTACCATAATTAAATGTTGATCCGCTTGTGTAATTTTCGAAATTATCTTTTTGATCTTTTCCTGGAGTTGCAGGAGGAATAGAAATAGCCTGATCGCCTTTAGCTACTGGGCCAACAGTTGTGCTATCTATATTTTCTTCATGAGCAGCGTCGTCATCGTAATAAGCGTGAACTTTTACGGTTTTACCTAAGTAGTCTTCAATTACTGGAAGGTTAGCAGAAGTGTTTCCGATAACTACTTGACCACCAACAGTCCAAGTATATTGAATTTTCGAAGAAGAAAGACCGTCTTTATCACTAACTTTTGCTGTAAGTGTTGAGCCAACTTTTGGATCGCCTTCAATAGTAACAGTACCCGTATTATTAGCTTGAATTGTTCCGTCTGTGATTTGAACAGGCGCACTAATATGACTTTCAACTTTATTTGTATTGTCAACGTAAGTTATTCGAACGGTAACTGCTTTGCCCTTTTCGTTTGCAGTAGAAACGAATGTTGAATTTGTTGCCCCAGAAATATCTTGACCAGTTAATAACCACTGGTAACCAGTTATTTGTTTAACGCCGTCTTGGTCGTTAATTTTTGCTGTAAGTGTTGAACCGATTTTTGGATTTCCTTCAATAGAAGCAATTCCACCATTGTTTACCGTTCCTGTGATGTTTGCAGTATCATCAACAACAATATCGTCCGCAAGAACGCGTGCGTCTTCTGAATAGATTCCAACTCGACCGCTGTTGTAAGGATTTTCATTATCAACAACAGTTGCAATAGTTTGACCATTTATATCAACTTGAATAGTATTGTTCTTCTTGCTAATTTTGAAATCTTTAGTTGAAGCTAGAGGCCAGCTTTCGTTTCCGGTCGCCATAAACCTTTGACCATTTGTGTATTTTGGGTCACGTTTTCCTAATTCCCAACCGTTTGCACGAGCTACAAAATAATAGTAATGGTCGTTATCAGTGTGATTCCAAACTACCCATGCTGTTTCCCAGGCGTTTGGAGTTGCGCCAGTTCGAAGTTGCTCTTCGGTAGAAATTTTTCCGCTATACGTAAAGGTATCACCAACAGGACTTCCAACTACCATAATTGAAGAGGTGTCTGTTGGGCCAGTATGTGCTATTGGGGCGAGTTCTAGGGCGTTTCCAGCACCACCGTTTGGTACAATTTTTGCTTTTCCGTATCCGGTAAATAAGACGTTCCATTTACCGAAAGAAGCGTTGTCTTTGTATTCTGCTCCTTGTGGATATGATGAAAAATCATCACTTTGAATTATTTGATTAACTTGTTTTGTCTTTTGCGTAGCGCTGATTGCAACAAAAGCACCAACACAAATTAAGCCACCTGTGGCTAATGATAAAATTACTTTTTTATGTAAGTTCATTTTCCCCTCCGAAATTAAAAACTTAATACATATAATTTTACCACAAAGCGATTGTGCTTTCAAGTTGCTAGAAATCTTCTAAAATAGCCTTGGTTAGGGTGAAGATATGGGATGATCCTCTTTTTACCTTTTTATAGAGTGGCACTTCTTTCAGGTTATGAGATATCGCAAACTCTTTAACTAGCTGGTTTTCGAACTTCTTAATTCCTTTTAGGCTCTCTTCAGAGAATTTTGAAATATCATCGTCAAAATCGAATTTTTTAATTTTTTCGAAAACAGCTTGAATCAACAAATTAGTAAAATCTGCGCGCAATTTGTTTGCGGGAGTTTCGAAATCAATGGAATGGCTTGCAATATCACCATCTGCATTTGGCTGAACAAATTGTAATATTCCAGATTTAACT contains these protein-coding regions:
- the dnaX gene encoding DNA polymerase III subunit gamma/tau, giving the protein MSKALYRKYRSKKLSEVVGQNHITTVLESALKQNRIAHAYLFTGPRGVGKTSIARILAHEINNLPYSEEENHPDIIEIDAASNNGVDDIRQLRDNVQIAPFSAKYRVYIIDEVHMLSKAAFNALLKTLEEPPEHAVFILATTDAHKLPATIISRTQRFVFRFISKEDVCKHLEFIAKNEKIKISKEAIEIIAERGEGSFRDSISLLDQISSISKDGEEITAKLLEETLGLASKTQINALISAFESQNANEVLEIVRGIRDSGVDLKNFASQLLNFITENVGVKPYLSQLLVPLTRAEKSNFIEMELLSIFIRPDFVPQITPVKQQILSSPKPVQAQKTTTQPKAKNETFKNPPNEKMKHEEPPKEKEVETPKTKTPQKEVEATEILLENEDLGEAREFKWGDFCNAVNEEDKGIQTILKQSGYAFENGKIKIYTGFPFKKKQLEKAKAQASIGKALKKINAGGWAIEVFETAKPANDPEIASVQDLMGGGEMVKIDE
- a CDS encoding DUF2797 domain-containing protein; the encoded protein is MNNLFLDKQFILTRVDFDKCQNPRWKLADLKSEEILNFSPNFEEKLTIKIDLSQRFCIGWHNLETGEDFICPDKIILEKKYTQCPKCQQRTGFNPAFYNVDSSEVSSQQQIRNLQPHFVYLAYFSDEIIKVGISFSGRGIARLLEQGARAALILGEFSSANIARSYEEKISKMPDFCENVKASGKLKTLERKFDFKIAEKKLLAAREKIEQIQKVNFEKNQPLNLDKFYMKDNSFLPKEVILATDCVQSDNFLIFSGILKAQIGYILLAEQQNEIIALPLRKFIGYKIKFLPENIELELPKRQTSLFDF